The following coding sequences are from one Culex quinquefasciatus strain JHB chromosome 1, VPISU_Cqui_1.0_pri_paternal, whole genome shotgun sequence window:
- the LOC6046298 gene encoding ADP-ribosylation factor-like protein 3: protein MGLLSLLRKLRSTPEKELRILLLGLDNAGKTTLLKQLASEEVTQVTPTAGFNIKSVVSDGFKLNVWDIGGQSKIRPYWKNYFENTDVLIYVIDSSDRKRLEETGDELAELLLDDKLKQVPLLVFANKQDIAGALKASEIAECLKLVKLKDRTWQIQACSALEGTGVKEGMDWVCKSIKK, encoded by the exons ATG GGTCTTCTGTCGCTGCTGCGGAAGCTTCGCTCCACGCCGGAAAAAGAGCTGCGCATCTTGCTGCTCGGTCTGGACAACGCCGGCAAGACCACACTGCTCAAGCAGCTAGCTTCCGAGGAGGTCACACAG GTCACCCCAACAGCGGGCTTCAACATCAAATCCGTAGTCTCCGATGGGTTCAAGCTGAACGTGTGGGACATAGGCGGCCAGAGCAAAATTCGGCCGTACTGGAAAAACTACTTTGAGAATACGGACGTGCTG ATCTACGTCATTGATTCCAGTGACCGGAAGCGGTTGGAGGAAACGGGCGACGAACTCGCCGAACTGTTGCTGGACGACAAGTTGAAGCAGGTTCCGCTGCTGGTGTTTGCCAATAAGCAGGACATTGCAGGCGCTCTGAAGGCGTCAGAGATCGCGGAATGTTTGAAGCTGGTCAAGCTGAAAGATCGCACCTGGCAGATTCAGGCCTGCTCGGCGCTCGAGGGAACGGGTGTAAAG GAAGGAATGGACTGGGTTTGTAAGAGCATTAAGAAATAG
- the LOC6046297 gene encoding LOW QUALITY PROTEIN: uncharacterized protein LOC6046297 (The sequence of the model RefSeq protein was modified relative to this genomic sequence to represent the inferred CDS: inserted 1 base in 1 codon): MNVNGKYLCVITLVIFSISGSAYTTQRSNVQDDEGSPFLDMASEFLQSLNQNQGGGGGGGGAAAGLSGIASMLLPLMANAAGGGGSGSSKSGNDGIGAILSGIGSMLANSQGGGGGGGGGFDPALIGNVIQMFAGANEEPQRRSAGSNKRQKRAKADEGNPILDTVLNVAQTWLANQNSIDRDDDGSDREPQHPGFNGETLVNLLPLAVQAFQSFSGPEMEKTQEKHKDHSWVLPPFLEHIHVMWDQFTQSELFQAIWTKVGLDTVFRGFVNRDGKLDYDKLFDTLQNQSFRRRWIKAATIYLADWAHYIANPEVYQRYVATGQMMANGFLQSRGYPKQALLDINRPSETISNLIDHTAKXYLQVKIVSVTYVKPAVNYVKDLLKLGKAKQFLQKYNATELTDKLTDTLNLEVIEPVLKVHRAYRQAIQTPHCDKYILCEINSHDPNERLGLGGFKQGVTRFGSMAASWFISQETQTPFWTLFAIINDPHNCQSKHPVDCAEFHENESKVTTEYPHNEL, translated from the exons ATGAATGTGAACGGTAAATATCTGTGTGTGATAACGCTGGTGATCTTCTCGATCAGTGGAAGTGCCTACACGACGCAGAGGTCGAACGTTCAGGATGATGAGGGTAGCCCGTTTCTGGACATGGCGTCCGAGTTCCTGCAGTCGTTGAACCAGAACCAGGGCGGTGGCGGCGGAGGAGGTGGTGCGGCAGCAGGACTGTCCGGAATCGCTTCGATGTTGCTGCCGTTGATGGCCAACGCTGCAGGTGGCGGCGGAAGTGGTTCGAGCAAGTCCGGAAATGACGGAATCGGTGCGATCCTGTCCGGCATCGGTAGCATGTTGGCCAATAGCCAGGGTGGTGGAGGTGGTGGCGGCGGTGGTTTCGATCCCGCTCTCATTGGCAACGTGATCCAGATGTTCGCCGGAGCGAACGAAGAACCTCAACGTCGAAGTGCTGGAAGCAATAAACGCCAAAAGAGAGCAAAAGCCGACGAGGGCAACCCGATCCTCGATACGGTCTTGAACGTGGCTCAAACTTGGCTTGCCAACCAGAATAGCATTGATCGCGATGACGACGGTTCCGATCGGGAGCCCCAGCATCCGGGATTCAACGGAGAAACCCTTGTCAATCTGCTCCCCTTGGCCGTCCAAGCCTTCCAATCCTTCTCTGGGCCCGAAATGGAAAAGACTCAAGAGAAGCACAAGGACCACTCGTGGGTTCTGCCACCCTTCCTGGAGCACATTCACGTCATGTGGGACCAGTTCACCCAGTCTGAGCTGTTCCAAGCGATCTGGACCAAGGTCGGCCTCGATACCGTGTTCCGCGGGTTCGTGAATCGCGATGGCAAGCTGGACTACGACAAGCTGTTCGACACACTGCAGAACCAATCGTTCCGACGCCGCTGGATCAAGGCCGCGACCATCTATCTGGCCGATTGGGCCCACTACATCGCCAATCCGGAGGTGTACCAGAG GTACGTCGCCACCGGCCAGATGATGGCCAACGGATTCCTGCAGTCGCGTGGCTACCCCAAGCAGGCCCTGCTGGACATCAACCGACCGAGCGAAACCATCTCCAACCTGATCGATCACACCGCCA AGTACCTGCAGGTCAAGATCGTCTCGGTGACGTACGTGAAGCCGGCCGTAAACTACGTCAAAGATCTGCTCAAGCTGGGCAAGGCGAAGCAGTTCCTGCAAAAGTACAACGCAACCGAACTCACCGACAAGCTTACCGATACGCTCAATCTGGAG gtGATTGAACCGGTGCTGAAAGTTCACCGCGCATACCGGCAAGCAATCCAGACGCCCCACTGTGATAAGTACATTCTGTGCGAGATCAACTCGCACGATCCGAACGAGCGGCTGGGGCTGGGTGGCTTCAAACAGGGCGTAACCCGGTTCGGCAGCATGGCCGCGTCCTGGTTCATCAGCCAGGAGACGCAGACCCCCTTCTGGACGCTGTTCGCCATCATCAACGATCCGCACAACTGCCAGTCCAAACATCCGGTCGACTGTGCCGAATTCCACGAAAACGAAAGCAAGGTGACCACGGAATACCCGCACAATGAACTTTAA